From a single Pseudomonas triticicola genomic region:
- a CDS encoding purine-cytosine permease family protein, which translates to MAVNNERAGSTPLIERRSIDYIPEAERHGRLFSQFTLWMGANLQITAIVTGALAVVLGGDVFWSLIGLLIGQLLGGGVMALHAAQGPKLGLPQMISSRVQFGVYGAAIPIVLVCLMYLGFTATGTVLSGQALGQLFNVSDSVGILIFASVIVLVTVLGYRVIHWIGRVASVVGVIAFVFLFWRLMSQTDVGALLQIRHFSWSSFLLAVSLAASWQIAFGPYVADYSRYLPSATSSVKTFFAAGAGSVIGAQVAMILGVFAAASADGQFAGHEVAYIVGLGGTGATAALLYFSIAFGKVTISTLNSYGSFMCIATIISGFKGHLTVTRMQRLVFVLFIVGAATLIALLGQHSFLGAFKSFILFLLAFFTPWSAINLVDYYCITRERYDVPALADPDGRYGRWNLLGISVYVFGVLVQLPFISTKFYTGPLVAALGDVDISWIIGLVLPAAVYYFCAKKWHSAVPDRLILPVEPNSTQQAKTSGAGRAAAQA; encoded by the coding sequence ATGGCGGTTAACAACGAACGTGCAGGCAGTACTCCGTTGATCGAAAGGCGTTCGATCGACTACATCCCGGAAGCGGAAAGACACGGTCGTCTGTTCAGCCAGTTCACCCTGTGGATGGGCGCCAACCTGCAGATCACCGCGATCGTCACCGGGGCCTTGGCGGTGGTGCTTGGCGGTGATGTGTTCTGGTCGTTGATCGGTCTTTTGATCGGCCAACTGCTCGGCGGTGGCGTGATGGCGCTGCATGCCGCGCAAGGGCCGAAACTGGGCCTGCCGCAGATGATCTCCAGTCGCGTGCAGTTCGGCGTTTATGGCGCGGCGATTCCGATCGTCCTGGTGTGCCTGATGTACCTCGGCTTCACCGCCACCGGGACGGTGCTGTCCGGGCAGGCGCTGGGGCAGCTGTTCAACGTCAGCGACAGCGTTGGCATTCTGATTTTCGCCAGTGTCATCGTGCTGGTTACGGTGCTTGGCTACCGAGTGATCCACTGGATCGGCCGCGTCGCCAGCGTGGTTGGCGTGATCGCTTTTGTGTTCCTGTTCTGGCGGCTGATGAGCCAGACCGACGTCGGCGCACTTCTGCAGATACGTCATTTCAGCTGGAGCAGTTTCCTCCTGGCGGTGTCGCTGGCGGCGTCCTGGCAGATCGCTTTCGGCCCGTATGTAGCGGACTACTCGCGTTACCTGCCGAGCGCCACTTCATCGGTGAAAACTTTTTTCGCCGCTGGCGCAGGTTCGGTGATTGGCGCCCAAGTGGCGATGATCCTTGGTGTGTTTGCCGCCGCTTCGGCCGATGGTCAATTCGCCGGTCACGAAGTCGCTTACATCGTTGGTTTAGGCGGCACCGGCGCCACCGCCGCGCTGCTGTATTTCAGCATCGCGTTCGGCAAAGTGACCATCTCGACGCTGAACTCCTACGGCAGCTTCATGTGCATCGCCACCATCATCAGTGGCTTCAAAGGACACCTGACGGTTACCCGCATGCAGCGCCTGGTGTTCGTGCTGTTCATCGTCGGCGCGGCAACCCTGATTGCCCTGCTCGGACAGCACTCGTTCCTCGGTGCGTTCAAGTCGTTCATCCTGTTTCTGCTCGCCTTCTTCACCCCGTGGAGCGCGATCAATCTGGTCGACTACTACTGCATCACCCGCGAGCGCTATGACGTGCCGGCACTGGCCGATCCGGACGGTCGCTACGGCCGCTGGAACCTGCTCGGTATCAGTGTCTATGTGTTCGGCGTGCTGGTGCAGTTGCCATTCATCTCGACCAAGTTCTACACCGGCCCACTGGTGGCCGCCCTCGGTGATGTCGACATTTCCTGGATCATCGGTTTGGTTCTGCCGGCCGCCGTCTATTACTTCTGCGCAAAGAAATGGCACAGCGCAGTGCCCGATCGCCTGATTCTGCCGGTCGAGCCGAACAGCACCCAACAAGCAAAAACGAGCGGGGCCGGTCGCGCTGCGGCGCAGGCCTGA
- a CDS encoding ABC transporter permease, whose translation MFPESFTFSIADWVNGWVDSLVTNYGDVFRQISDTLLWAIVSLEGLLRAAPWWLMLAIVGVIAWHATRKVVTTAVIVGLLFLVGAVGLWDKLMQTLALMMVATIISVLIGIPLGILSARSNRLRSVLMPLLDIMQTMPSFVYLIPVLMLFGLGKVPAIFATVIYAAPPLIRLTDLGIRQVDGEVMEAINAFGANRWQQLFGVQLPLALPSIMAGINQTTMMALSMVVIASMIGARGLGEDVLVGIQTLNVGRGLEAGLAIVILAVVIDRITQAYGRPRHEVSK comes from the coding sequence ATGTTTCCCGAAAGCTTTACCTTTTCCATCGCCGACTGGGTCAACGGTTGGGTCGATTCGCTGGTGACCAATTACGGCGACGTGTTCCGGCAAATCTCCGACACGCTGCTGTGGGCCATCGTCAGTCTCGAAGGTCTGCTGCGTGCGGCGCCGTGGTGGTTGATGCTGGCAATCGTCGGTGTCATCGCCTGGCACGCCACGCGCAAAGTCGTCACCACCGCCGTGATTGTCGGCTTGCTGTTTCTGGTGGGTGCGGTTGGCCTCTGGGACAAGCTCATGCAGACCCTGGCGCTGATGATGGTCGCGACGATCATTTCGGTGCTGATCGGCATCCCGCTGGGGATCCTCTCGGCGCGCAGCAATCGCCTGCGTTCGGTGCTGATGCCGCTGCTCGACATCATGCAGACCATGCCGAGTTTCGTGTACCTGATTCCGGTGCTGATGCTGTTCGGCCTGGGCAAGGTGCCGGCGATTTTCGCCACGGTGATCTACGCCGCGCCGCCGCTGATTCGCCTGACCGATCTGGGCATTCGCCAGGTCGACGGCGAAGTCATGGAGGCGATCAACGCCTTCGGCGCCAACCGCTGGCAGCAACTGTTCGGCGTGCAACTGCCGCTGGCGCTGCCGAGCATCATGGCCGGGATCAACCAGACCACGATGATGGCCCTGTCGATGGTGGTGATCGCCTCGATGATCGGTGCCCGTGGCCTCGGTGAAGACGTACTGGTGGGGATTCAGACCCTCAACGTCGGCCGGGGTCTCGAAGCCGGGCTGGCGATCGTGATTCTCGCTGTGGTCATCGACCGCATCACTCAAGCGTACGGTCGGCCACGCCATGAGGTGAGCAAATGA
- a CDS encoding ABC transporter substrate-binding protein — translation MKSNKTLLTTLLSMGLLASAGATQAAGWCESGKPVKFAGLNWESGMLLTDVLQVVLEKGYGCKTDSLPGNSITMENALSSNDIQVFAEEWVGRSEVWNKAEKAGKVVGVGAPVVGAVEGWYVPRYVIEGDAKRKLEAKAPDLKNIADLGKYSAVFKDAEEPSKGRFYNCPAGWTCELDNSEMLKSYGLENSYTNFRPGTGPALDAAVLSSYKRGEPILFYYWSPTPLMGQIDAVKLEEKPGVDKTVSIKVGLSKTFHDEAPELVAVLEKVNLPIDLLNQNLGRMAKERIESAKLAKIFLKEHPEVWHAWVSDDAAKKIDAAL, via the coding sequence ATGAAATCGAACAAGACCCTGCTGACCACATTGCTGTCCATGGGCCTGTTGGCCAGTGCCGGTGCGACGCAAGCCGCCGGCTGGTGCGAATCGGGCAAACCGGTGAAATTCGCCGGGCTGAACTGGGAAAGCGGCATGCTCCTGACCGACGTGCTGCAAGTGGTGCTGGAGAAAGGTTACGGCTGCAAGACCGACAGCTTGCCGGGCAATTCCATCACCATGGAAAACGCCCTGAGCAGCAACGATATTCAAGTGTTTGCCGAAGAGTGGGTCGGCCGCAGCGAGGTCTGGAACAAGGCCGAGAAGGCCGGCAAGGTCGTTGGCGTCGGTGCACCGGTGGTGGGCGCTGTCGAAGGCTGGTACGTGCCGCGTTACGTGATCGAAGGCGACGCCAAGCGCAAGCTCGAGGCGAAAGCCCCGGACCTGAAAAACATCGCTGACCTGGGCAAGTATTCCGCCGTGTTCAAGGATGCCGAAGAGCCGTCCAAGGGCCGCTTCTATAACTGCCCGGCCGGCTGGACCTGCGAGCTCGACAACAGCGAAATGCTCAAGAGCTACGGCCTGGAAAACAGCTACACCAACTTCCGCCCAGGCACAGGACCTGCGCTGGATGCGGCGGTGCTGTCGAGCTACAAGCGTGGCGAGCCGATCCTCTTCTACTACTGGTCGCCAACGCCGCTGATGGGCCAGATCGATGCAGTCAAACTGGAAGAGAAACCCGGCGTCGACAAGACCGTGAGCATCAAGGTCGGCCTGTCGAAAACCTTCCACGACGAAGCCCCGGAACTGGTCGCCGTGCTGGAAAAGGTCAACCTGCCGATCGACCTGCTCAATCAGAACCTCGGGCGCATGGCCAAGGAACGTATCGAGTCGGCAAAACTGGCGAAAATCTTCCTCAAGGAACATCCTGAAGTCTGGCACGCATGGGTGAGCGACGACGCAGCCAAGAAAATCGACGCGGCCTTGTAG
- the hutI gene encoding imidazolonepropionase, producing MKTLWQHCHVATMANGAYSIIEDAAIVTSGTLIEWLGPRTQLPSGEYPAVNDLQGAWVTPGLIDCHTHTVFGGNRSGEFEQRLQGVSYAEIAAQGGGIASTVRATREATEDELFASAAKRLKSLMRDGVTTVEMKSGYGLDLANERKLLRVIRRLAEELPISVRSTCLAAHALPPEYKDRADDYIDLVCKQMLPALAAEGLIDAVDAFCEYLAFSPEQVERVFVAAQQLGLPVKLHAEQLSSLHGSSLAARYKALSADHLEFMDEDDAIAMAAADTVAVLLPGAFYFLRETQLPPMDALRKHKVKIAIASDLNPGTSPALSLRLMLNMACTCFRMTPEEALAGATIHAAQALGMALTHGSLEVGKVADFVAWDIERPADLAYWLGGDLDKRVVRHGVESNF from the coding sequence GTGAAAACCCTCTGGCAACACTGCCACGTCGCAACCATGGCCAACGGCGCCTATTCGATCATCGAGGATGCCGCGATCGTGACGTCCGGCACGCTGATCGAGTGGCTCGGCCCACGCACTCAATTGCCGTCCGGCGAATACCCGGCGGTCAATGATTTGCAGGGTGCGTGGGTCACCCCCGGTCTGATCGACTGCCACACCCACACCGTGTTCGGCGGCAACCGCAGCGGCGAATTCGAGCAGCGTCTGCAAGGCGTCAGCTATGCCGAGATCGCCGCGCAGGGCGGCGGCATCGCCAGCACCGTGCGCGCCACTCGCGAAGCCACTGAGGACGAGCTGTTCGCCAGCGCCGCCAAACGCCTGAAAAGCCTGATGCGCGACGGCGTGACCACGGTGGAAATGAAATCCGGCTACGGTCTCGATCTGGCCAACGAGCGCAAGCTGCTGCGGGTCATCCGGCGCTTGGCCGAAGAGCTGCCGATAAGTGTGCGCAGCACTTGCCTGGCGGCGCACGCGTTGCCGCCGGAGTACAAGGATCGCGCCGACGATTACATCGATCTGGTCTGCAAGCAAATGCTCCCGGCCCTCGCTGCCGAGGGTCTGATCGACGCTGTGGATGCGTTCTGCGAATACCTGGCGTTTTCGCCGGAGCAGGTCGAGCGGGTCTTCGTCGCCGCGCAACAACTCGGTCTGCCGGTAAAGCTGCATGCCGAGCAATTGTCCTCGCTGCACGGCTCCAGCCTCGCCGCGCGCTACAAAGCCTTGTCCGCCGATCATCTGGAATTCATGGACGAAGACGATGCCATCGCCATGGCCGCCGCCGACACCGTCGCAGTCCTGCTGCCCGGCGCGTTCTACTTCCTGCGCGAAACCCAATTGCCGCCGATGGACGCGCTGCGCAAACACAAGGTGAAAATCGCCATCGCCAGCGACCTCAACCCCGGCACCTCGCCTGCGCTGTCGTTGCGCCTGATGCTGAACATGGCCTGCACCTGTTTCCGCATGACCCCGGAAGAAGCTCTGGCCGGGGCGACCATCCATGCCGCGCAGGCGCTGGGCATGGCGCTTACCCATGGCTCGCTGGAGGTTGGCAAGGTCGCCGATTTCGTGGCGTGGGACATCGAGCGTCCGGCGGATCTGGCCTATTGGCTCGGTGGCGATCTGGACAAGCGCGTCGTGCGTCACGGCGTCGAATCGAATTTCTAG
- the hutG gene encoding N-formylglutamate deformylase, whose translation MDKVLSFKQGHVPLLISMPHAGVRLTPTVEAGLIPAAKSLPDTDWHIPQLYDFAEELGASTLAAEYSRFVIDLNRPSDDKPLYAGATTGLYPATLFDGIPLFQQGLEPSKEERATYLEQIWTPYHRTLQEELARLKAEFGYALLFDAHSIRSIIPHLFDGKLPDFNLGTFNGASCDPQLASQLEAICARHEQFTHVLNGRFKGGHITRQYGDPAQNIHAVQLELCQSTYMEEFEPFRYRADLAEPTRVVLRELLQGYLAWAKSHYSA comes from the coding sequence GTGGACAAGGTTCTGAGTTTCAAACAAGGTCACGTGCCGCTGCTGATCAGCATGCCCCACGCCGGCGTGCGTCTGACCCCAACGGTCGAGGCCGGGCTGATCCCCGCGGCGAAAAGCCTGCCGGACACCGACTGGCATATCCCGCAGCTCTACGATTTTGCCGAGGAACTGGGCGCCAGCACCCTGGCGGCTGAGTATTCGCGCTTCGTCATCGACCTCAACCGGCCGTCCGACGACAAGCCGTTGTATGCCGGGGCGACCACCGGGTTGTATCCGGCGACGTTGTTCGACGGTATTCCGTTGTTTCAGCAAGGTCTGGAGCCGTCGAAAGAGGAGCGCGCGACTTACCTGGAGCAGATCTGGACGCCGTATCACCGCACCTTGCAGGAGGAACTGGCGCGATTGAAAGCCGAATTCGGCTACGCGCTGTTGTTCGATGCGCACTCGATCCGCTCGATCATCCCGCATCTGTTCGACGGCAAGTTGCCGGACTTCAACCTCGGCACCTTCAATGGCGCCAGCTGTGATCCGCAATTGGCCAGTCAACTGGAAGCGATCTGCGCGCGGCACGAGCAGTTTACCCACGTGCTCAACGGTCGCTTCAAGGGCGGCCACATCACCCGCCAGTACGGCGACCCGGCGCAGAACATCCACGCCGTGCAGCTGGAACTGTGCCAGTCCACCTACATGGAAGAGTTCGAACCGTTCCGCTACCGCGCCGACCTGGCCGAACCGACGCGGGTGGTGCTCAGGGAATTGCTGCAGGGCTATCTGGCCTGGGCAAAATCTCACTACAGCGCATAA
- a CDS encoding quaternary amine ABC transporter ATP-binding protein, whose protein sequence is MSNASVSKIEVRNVFKIFGNRAKDALAMVGQGKSKDQVLNETGCVVGVNDLSLSIGTGEIFVIMGLSGSGKSTLVRHFNRLIDPTSGAILVDGEDILQYDMEALREFRRHKISMVFQSFGLLPHKTVLDNVAYGLKVRGESKQVCAERALHWINTVGLKGYENKYPHQLSGGMRQRVGLARALAADTDIILMDEAFSALDPLIRAEMQDQLLELQKTLHKTIVFITHDLDEAVRIGNRIAILKDGRLIQVGTPREILHSPADEYVDRFVQRRAAVV, encoded by the coding sequence ATGAGCAATGCAAGCGTGAGCAAGATCGAAGTACGCAACGTCTTCAAGATTTTCGGCAACCGCGCCAAGGACGCGCTGGCCATGGTCGGCCAGGGCAAGAGCAAGGATCAGGTGCTCAACGAAACCGGTTGCGTGGTCGGCGTGAACGACTTGTCGCTGAGCATCGGCACCGGCGAAATCTTTGTGATCATGGGCCTGTCCGGCTCGGGCAAATCCACCCTGGTACGGCACTTCAATCGCCTGATCGATCCCACCAGTGGGGCGATTCTGGTCGATGGCGAGGACATCCTGCAGTACGACATGGAGGCCCTGCGCGAATTTCGTCGACACAAGATCAGCATGGTGTTCCAGAGCTTCGGCCTGCTGCCGCACAAGACCGTACTCGATAACGTCGCCTACGGTCTGAAAGTGCGCGGCGAGAGCAAGCAGGTCTGCGCCGAACGCGCGCTGCACTGGATCAACACCGTCGGCCTCAAAGGCTACGAAAACAAATACCCGCACCAGCTCTCCGGCGGCATGCGTCAGCGCGTCGGCCTCGCCCGTGCGTTGGCGGCGGACACCGACATCATCCTGATGGACGAAGCATTCAGTGCGCTGGATCCGCTGATCCGCGCCGAGATGCAGGACCAGTTGCTGGAACTGCAAAAGACCCTGCACAAAACCATCGTCTTCATCACCCACGACCTCGACGAAGCCGTGCGCATCGGCAATCGCATCGCGATTCTCAAGGATGGCCGGTTGATCCAGGTGGGTACGCCAAGAGAGATCCTGCATTCGCCGGCCGATGAGTATGTCGACCGGTTCGTGCAGCGGCGCGCGGCGGTGGTCTAG
- the hutH gene encoding histidine ammonia-lyase: protein MSQAEKIVITGSPLRWQDVVAVARHGAPLELSSDTWARIDNAQAIVQRIVASGERAYGVNTGLGGLSNVSLQDEQLSQLSRNTLLSHACGVGPVLSDEQTRAIICAAIHNYSHGKSGLHRRVVEGLLALLNRGITPQVPSQGSVGYLTHMAHIGIALLGVGNVSYRGQIISAQQALAEEGLQPVQLGAKDGLCLVNGTPCMTGLSCLAIADATRLLQWADVIGAMSFEAQRGQIDAFDAEIIALKPHPGMQQVGNNLRALLDGSEVIAASKGIRTQDALSIRSIPQVHGAARDQLKHAIKQVEAELNGCTDNPLLLGTPDNFRVMSQANPHGQSVAMAADLLAIAMAEIGSIAERRLDRLVNPHVSGLPAFLVANPGVNSGMMIVQYVAASLCAENRQLAQPAVLDNYITSGLQEDHLSMGTNAALKLHRALENCTQILAIEYLLAAQAFEFLKEQRFGVGTDRAWKLLRETVPAYDQDRWLAPDIAAAATVLKDPNLPHNLLPNLH, encoded by the coding sequence ATGTCCCAGGCTGAAAAAATCGTTATCACAGGCAGCCCTCTGCGTTGGCAGGACGTGGTCGCTGTCGCCCGTCACGGTGCGCCGCTGGAACTGTCCAGCGACACATGGGCGCGCATCGACAATGCTCAGGCCATCGTTCAGCGCATCGTCGCCAGCGGCGAGCGCGCCTATGGCGTCAACACCGGTCTGGGCGGTCTGTCCAACGTCTCGCTGCAGGACGAACAGCTCAGCCAACTCTCGCGCAACACCTTGCTCAGCCATGCCTGCGGTGTCGGCCCGGTGCTTAGCGACGAGCAGACCCGCGCAATCATCTGCGCCGCGATCCACAACTACAGCCACGGCAAGTCCGGCCTGCATCGGCGTGTGGTCGAAGGGCTGCTGGCGCTGCTCAATCGCGGCATCACTCCGCAAGTGCCGTCGCAAGGTTCGGTGGGCTACCTGACGCACATGGCGCACATCGGCATCGCGCTGCTCGGCGTTGGCAATGTCAGTTATCGCGGGCAGATCATTTCGGCGCAACAGGCGCTGGCCGAAGAGGGCCTGCAACCTGTGCAGCTCGGCGCGAAGGATGGCTTGTGTCTGGTCAACGGCACGCCGTGCATGACCGGCCTCAGTTGTCTGGCGATTGCCGACGCTACGCGGCTGTTGCAATGGGCCGATGTCATTGGTGCGATGAGTTTCGAAGCCCAGCGCGGTCAGATCGATGCGTTCGATGCCGAGATCATTGCGCTCAAGCCGCATCCGGGCATGCAGCAGGTCGGCAACAACCTGCGCGCCTTGCTCGATGGCAGCGAAGTGATCGCTGCGAGCAAAGGCATTCGCACTCAGGATGCGCTGAGCATTCGTTCGATCCCGCAGGTCCACGGCGCCGCCCGTGATCAACTGAAGCATGCGATCAAACAGGTCGAAGCCGAACTCAACGGCTGCACCGACAACCCGTTACTGCTCGGCACACCGGACAATTTCCGGGTGATGTCGCAGGCCAACCCCCACGGTCAATCCGTGGCGATGGCGGCGGATCTGCTGGCGATTGCCATGGCCGAAATCGGCTCGATTGCCGAGCGTCGTCTCGATCGTCTGGTCAACCCGCACGTCAGCGGTCTGCCGGCGTTTCTGGTGGCCAATCCCGGGGTCAACTCGGGGATGATGATCGTGCAATATGTCGCCGCCTCGCTGTGTGCGGAAAACCGTCAATTGGCGCAACCGGCGGTACTCGACAACTACATCACCTCGGGCCTGCAGGAAGATCACCTGAGCATGGGCACCAACGCCGCGCTGAAGCTGCACCGCGCGCTGGAAAACTGCACGCAGATCCTCGCGATTGAATATTTGCTGGCGGCGCAGGCGTTTGAATTCCTCAAGGAACAGCGCTTTGGCGTGGGCACTGACCGCGCGTGGAAACTGCTGCGCGAAACGGTCCCGGCCTACGATCAGGATCGCTGGCTGGCGCCGGACATCGCTGCCGCTGCGACTGTATTGAAAGACCCGAATCTGCCGCACAACCTTTTACCGAATTTGCACTGA
- the pip gene encoding prolyl aminopeptidase, with protein MQTLFPQIKPHARHDLAVDDTHTLYVDESGSPEGLPVVFIHGGPGAGCDAQSRRYFDPNLYRIVTFDQRGCGRSTPHASLENNTTWDLVEDLERIRKHLGIEKWVLFGGSWGSTLALAYAQTHPERVHGLILRGIFLCRPQEIEWFYQAGASRLFPDYWQDYIAPIPLDERDDLLNAFHKRLTGNDQIAQMHAAKAWSTWEGRTATLRPNPLVVDRFSEPQRALSIARIECHYFTNNAFLEPNQLIRDMGKIAHLPGVIIHGRYDVICPLDNAWELHQAWPNSELQVIRDAGHAASEPGITDALVRAASKMAQRLLDLPLEEA; from the coding sequence ATGCAGACTTTGTTTCCGCAGATCAAACCCCACGCCCGGCACGATCTGGCTGTCGATGACACCCATACGCTGTACGTCGATGAAAGCGGCTCGCCGGAGGGTTTACCGGTGGTGTTCATCCACGGTGGCCCGGGCGCCGGTTGCGATGCCCAGAGCCGGCGCTATTTCGATCCGAATCTGTATCGCATCGTCACCTTCGACCAGCGCGGCTGCGGTCGCTCCACCCCGCACGCGAGCCTGGAAAACAACACCACCTGGGATCTGGTCGAGGATCTCGAGCGCATCCGCAAACATCTGGGCATTGAAAAATGGGTGCTGTTCGGCGGCTCATGGGGTTCGACCCTGGCGCTGGCCTACGCGCAAACCCACCCGGAGCGGGTCCACGGTCTGATTCTGCGCGGGATCTTTCTCTGCCGTCCGCAGGAAATCGAATGGTTCTACCAGGCCGGCGCCAGCCGTCTGTTCCCCGATTACTGGCAGGACTACATCGCGCCGATCCCGCTGGACGAGCGCGACGACCTGCTCAACGCTTTCCACAAACGCCTGACCGGCAACGACCAGATCGCCCAGATGCATGCGGCGAAGGCGTGGTCGACCTGGGAAGGGCGCACCGCGACCCTGCGCCCGAACCCGCTGGTGGTCGATCGTTTCTCCGAGCCGCAACGTGCGCTGTCGATCGCGCGGATCGAATGCCACTACTTCACCAACAATGCCTTCCTTGAACCTAACCAGCTGATTCGCGACATGGGCAAGATCGCTCATCTGCCCGGCGTGATCATTCACGGTCGCTACGACGTGATCTGCCCGCTCGACAACGCCTGGGAATTGCATCAGGCCTGGCCGAACAGTGAATTGCAGGTGATCCGCGACGCCGGCCACGCCGCGTCCGAGCCGGGCATCACCGATGCGCTGGTGCGCGCCGCGAGCAAAATGGCCCAGCGCCTGCTCGACCTGCCGCTCGAAGAAGCATGA
- the hutH gene encoding histidine ammonia-lyase, which translates to MTALNLIPGQLSLAQLRDVYQNPVTLTLDNSASAQIEASVACVEQILAENRTAYGINTGFGLLASTRIASEDLENLQRSLVLSHAAGVGQPISDELVRLIMVLKVNSLSRGFSGIRRQVIDALIALINAEVYPHIPLKGSVGASGDLAPLAHMSLVLLGEGKARYKGEWLEATEALKVAGLAPLTLAAKEGLALLNGTQVSTAFALRGLFEGEDLFAGAVALGSLTVEAVLGSRSPFDARIHAARGQKGQIDAAAAYRDLLGERSEVSASHQNCDKVQDPYSLRCQPQVMGACLTQFRQAAEVLAVEANAVSDNPLVFAAEGDVISGGNFHAEPVAMAADNMALAIAEIGSLSERRISLMMDKHMSQLPPFLVANGGVNSGFMIAQVTAAALASENKALSHPHSVDSLPTSANQEDHVSMAPAAGKRLWEMAENTRGILAVEWLAAVQGLDLRNGLKTSPKLEQARAILRKEVPFYEKDRFFAPDINAATQLLASRCLTELVAGQLLPSL; encoded by the coding sequence ATGACTGCGCTGAATCTGATCCCCGGCCAACTGAGCCTGGCCCAACTGCGTGACGTCTACCAGAACCCGGTCACACTGACCCTCGATAACAGCGCCAGCGCGCAGATCGAAGCCAGCGTTGCCTGCGTCGAGCAGATCCTCGCCGAGAACCGCACCGCCTACGGCATCAACACCGGTTTCGGCCTGCTGGCCTCGACGCGCATCGCCAGTGAAGACCTGGAAAACCTGCAGCGTTCGCTGGTGCTTTCGCACGCGGCCGGGGTCGGCCAGCCGATCAGCGATGAGCTGGTGCGACTGATCATGGTGCTCAAGGTCAACAGCCTCAGTCGCGGTTTCTCCGGGATCCGTCGGCAGGTGATCGATGCGCTGATCGCGCTGATCAATGCCGAGGTCTATCCGCACATTCCGCTGAAAGGTTCGGTCGGTGCGTCGGGGGATCTGGCGCCGTTGGCGCACATGTCGCTGGTGCTGCTGGGCGAGGGCAAGGCGCGCTACAAGGGCGAATGGCTTGAAGCCACCGAAGCACTGAAAGTCGCCGGCCTGGCGCCGCTGACGTTAGCGGCTAAAGAAGGTCTGGCGCTGCTCAACGGTACCCAGGTTTCCACAGCCTTTGCGCTGCGCGGTTTGTTCGAAGGCGAGGATCTGTTTGCCGGTGCAGTGGCGCTGGGCAGTCTTACTGTTGAAGCCGTGCTGGGTTCGCGCTCGCCGTTCGACGCGCGCATTCACGCTGCACGTGGGCAGAAAGGGCAGATCGACGCCGCTGCGGCTTATCGCGATCTGCTCGGTGAGCGCAGCGAAGTCTCCGCCTCGCACCAGAATTGCGACAAGGTTCAGGACCCGTATTCGCTGCGCTGCCAGCCGCAAGTCATGGGCGCCTGCCTGACCCAGTTCCGCCAGGCCGCTGAAGTGCTGGCGGTGGAAGCCAACGCAGTTTCCGACAACCCGCTGGTATTCGCCGCCGAAGGCGACGTGATTTCCGGCGGCAACTTCCACGCCGAACCAGTGGCCATGGCCGCTGACAACATGGCCCTGGCCATCGCTGAAATCGGCTCGCTGAGCGAGCGGCGCATCTCGCTGATGATGGACAAGCACATGTCGCAACTGCCGCCGTTCCTGGTGGCCAATGGCGGAGTGAACTCCGGTTTCATGATCGCCCAGGTCACCGCTGCGGCGTTGGCCAGCGAAAACAAGGCGCTGTCCCATCCACATTCGGTGGACAGCCTGCCGACCTCGGCCAACCAGGAAGATCACGTATCGATGGCCCCGGCGGCGGGCAAGCGTCTGTGGGAAATGGCCGAGAACACTCGCGGCATTCTCGCTGTGGAATGGCTGGCGGCGGTGCAGGGGCTGGATCTGCGCAACGGCCTGAAGACCTCGCCGAAGCTGGAACAGGCACGGGCGATTTTGCGCAAGGAAGTGCCGTTCTATGAAAAGGACCGCTTCTTTGCGCCGGACATCAATGCGGCGACGCAATTGCTGGCGTCGCGGTGCTTGACCGAGCTTGTTGCTGGGCAGTTGTTGCCTAGTTTGTAA